A single Musa acuminata AAA Group cultivar baxijiao chromosome BXJ2-1, Cavendish_Baxijiao_AAA, whole genome shotgun sequence DNA region contains:
- the LOC103996104 gene encoding uncharacterized protein LOC103996104, which produces MATGKIIGAVVASFAVAYACDVLIADKKIFGGTTPKTISDEWWEATDKKFQAWPRTAGPPVVMNPISRQNFIVKSSES; this is translated from the exons ATGGCAACAGGCAAAATTATCGGAGCTGTTGTTGCATCCTTTGCAGTTGCATATGCATGTGATGTGCTGATTGCTGATAAAAAAATTTTTGGAG GTACAACACCTAAAACTATCTCGGACGAATGGTGGGAAGCAACTGATAAGAAGTTCCAGGCCTGGCCTCGTACTGCTGGACCACCAGTCGTGATGAATCCAATTAGCCGGCAGAACTTTATTGTAAAATCATCTGAATCGTGA
- the LOC135598940 gene encoding uncharacterized protein LOC135598940: MAGEQNASGGSSSRMDLNLYLSLPSLRRSQSRDLGSDLTLSSVHLPWSPIAEEAHVSAPYSPSNALSTPDILPADPLHAADNNNPGSEYNPNSSSREPNYGPESQSFDDPYTLPPVHGNEPIIPERSPLVPSQPVPPLQFVRQPSACGVDAQIGYPPPPQLSSRAAHRQVEATLGVYSQIRLSDLTAQGDALSVQQELREHPEYRFQRLIELTNRLWGRNRRPSNDGQRFDSGAHSLTSPERLMHDIVQSQRALEASRKCAEGKEVEYLDKKNEDKSGNAAANFECNICYELAKDPVVTPCGHLFCWFCLYQWLHAHSVNSECPVCKGHVLEINVTPIYGRGGEETKDHKKCGEDGQSGLKIPPRPHANRIESFRQQVRDRLEEGIANSRRNDVDEEVHDGVRIEGYRPSRRQGRFGAARTLATRRMRRIQREEGTGSNSTGLGLLRDPTSGHPLVPSAVFQDGVDLSRPAGSPTSSLNHHSPEPLHQHSHRVEPVMVSDQASASSSVAVIHGDTAGVNPSAGTSAAGPSNSGRRRARNSALGSSDVDGVRNTRNRRLN; this comes from the coding sequence ATGGCTGGTGAGCAAAACgcaagcggcggcagcagcagccgaATGGATCTGAATCTTTATCTTAGCCTTCCTTCTCTACGTCGATCTCAAAGCCGGGATCTTGGCTCCGACCTCACGCTTAGTTCCGTGCACTTGCCCTGGTCGCCGATCGCCGAAGAAGCCCACGTTTCTGCACCCTACTCCCCGTCCAACGCCTTGTCCACTCCGGACATACTACCGGCCGATCCTCTTCATGCTGCTGACAACAACAATCCAGGTTCTGAGTACAATCCAAACTCGTCATCTCGTGAGCCTAACTATGGTCCAGAATCGCAGTCGTTTGATGACCCATACACACTGCCTCCTGTCCATGGCAACGAACCAATAATCCCAGAGAGAAGCCCTCTTGTGCCGTCTCAGCCGGTGCCTCCTCTTCAATTCGTTAGGCAACCTTCAGCCTGTGGCGTCGATGCCCAAATTGGTTATCCACCTCCTCCTCAGCTTTCCTCGCGAGCTGCTCATCGTCAGGTCGAGGCCACCCTTGGAGTGTACTCGCAGATTCGTCTGAGCGATCTGACTGCCCAAGGTGATGCACTGTCCGTCCAACAAGAGCTCCGCGAACACCCTGAATATCGTTTCCAGAGGTTGATAGAGTTGACCAACCGGTTATGGGGCCGAAATCGTAGGCCTTCTAATGATGGCCAGCGGTTTGATTCTGGTGCACATTCCTTGACTAGCCCAGAAAGGCTAATGCATGATATAGTACAGTCTCAGAGGGCATTAGAAGCTTCCAGGAAGTGTGCCGAAGGCAAGGAGGTTGAATATTTAGACAAGAAAAATGAAGACAAGAGCGGAAACGCTGCTGCTAACTTTGAATGCAATATTTGTTATGAGCTTGCCAAGGATCCAGTCGTTACTCCATGTGGTCATCTTTTTTGTTGGTTTTGTTTGTATCAGTGGCTTCATGCTCATTCGGTGAATTCTGAATGCCCTGTCTGCAAAGGACATGTACTTGAAATTAATGTCACTCCTATATACGGTCGTGGGGGTGAAGAAACTAAAGATCACAAGAAATGTGGAGAAGACGGGCAATCTGGTCTGAAGATACCCCCTCGACCCCATGCAAATAGAATTGAGAGTTTCAGGCAGCAGGTACGGGACAGACTGGAAGAAGGAATTGCAAACTCAAGGAGAAATGATGTGGATGAAGAGGTGCATGATGGAGTCAGAATTGAAGGATATCGGCCTTCAAGGAGACAGGGAAGGTTCGGTGCTGCACGTACTTTGGCTACTAGAAGGATGCGAAGAATTCAGAGGGAAGAGGGTACCGGGTCTAATTCTACAGGACTTGGCTTGCTTAGAGACCCCACATCAGGCCATCCACTTGTTCCCTCTGCAGTCTTTCAGGATGGAGTTGATCTATCACGTCCAGCTGGCTCACCGACTTCTTCTCTCAATCATCATAGCCCTGAACCTTTGCATCAGCATAGTCATAGAGTTGAGCCAGTGATGGTTTCAGATCAGGCATCAGCTTCAAGTTCTGTTGCTGTGATACATGGAGATACTGCTGGTGTCAACCCTTCTGCAGGAACCAGTGCAGCAGGACCTTCTAACTCTGGTAGAAGAAGAGCAAGAAACTCTGCCTTGGGTTCTTCTGATGTTGATGGAGTTCGTAACACACGTAATAGAAGGCTGAACTAA